A DNA window from Citrobacter tructae contains the following coding sequences:
- the zntA gene encoding Zn(II)/Cd(II)/Pb(II) translocating P-type ATPase ZntA: MSTPDTDGKKAPQFSAFKLAPAPQKVDDCCCEGSCSTPAPVSETVDGTRYTWKVSGMDCAACARKVENAVRQVSGVNQVQVLFATEKLVVDAGSDIRQQIENAVQKAGYTLRDELAPEAAPESRFKENLPLISLIIMMAISWGLEQFNHPFGQIAFIATTLVGLYPIARQALRLMKTGSYFAIETLMSVAAIGALFIGATAEAAMVLLLFLIGERLEGWAASRARKGVSALMALKPETAIRLRNGEREEVAINTLQPGDMIEVAAGGRLPADGKLVSGFASFDESALTGESIPVERATGDKVPAGATSVDRLVTLEVLSEPGASAIDRILKLIEEAEERRAPIERFIDRFSRIYTPAIMAIALLVTLVPPLLFAASWQEWIYKGLTLLLIGCPCALVISTPAAITSGLAAAARRGALIKGGAALEQLGRVTHVAFDKTGTLTVGKPRVTAIHPASGISESELLALAAAVEQGATHPLAQAIVREAQTRELTIPAAQAQRALVGSGIEAQVNGEQVLICAAGKQPAEAFAGRISELESAGQTVVLVLRNDVVLGVLALQDTLRDDALSAISELNQLGVKGVILTGDNPRAAAAIASELGLEFKAGLLPEDKVRVVTSLNQQSPLAMVGDGINDAPAMKAATIGIAMGSGTDVALETADAALTHNRLRGLVQMIQLARATHANIRQNIAIALGLKGIFLITTLLGITGLWLAVLADTGATVLVTANALRLLRKG, translated from the coding sequence ATGTCGACGCCTGATACTGATGGCAAAAAAGCCCCACAATTTTCTGCATTCAAGCTTGCTCCTGCGCCGCAAAAGGTTGATGACTGCTGCTGTGAAGGCAGTTGCTCAACGCCCGCGCCCGTTTCCGAGACCGTGGACGGCACTCGCTATACCTGGAAAGTATCAGGCATGGATTGCGCCGCCTGCGCGCGTAAAGTTGAAAATGCCGTCCGCCAGGTCAGCGGCGTAAACCAGGTCCAGGTGCTGTTCGCCACCGAAAAACTGGTGGTCGATGCCGGGAGCGATATCCGCCAGCAAATAGAAAACGCAGTGCAAAAGGCAGGTTACACTCTGCGCGATGAGCTGGCGCCGGAAGCCGCCCCCGAGTCACGCTTTAAAGAAAATCTGCCGCTGATTTCGTTGATCATCATGATGGCGATTAGCTGGGGTCTGGAGCAGTTCAATCATCCCTTTGGTCAGATAGCGTTTATCGCCACCACGTTGGTCGGGCTGTATCCCATCGCCCGCCAGGCGCTGCGCCTGATGAAAACCGGCAGCTACTTTGCCATTGAAACGCTGATGAGCGTCGCCGCCATTGGCGCACTGTTTATTGGTGCCACGGCAGAAGCCGCGATGGTGCTGCTGCTGTTTTTAATTGGCGAACGTCTGGAAGGATGGGCCGCCAGCCGCGCCCGCAAAGGGGTCAGCGCGCTGATGGCGCTGAAACCAGAAACCGCGATCCGCCTGCGCAATGGCGAGCGCGAAGAGGTTGCCATTAACACCCTCCAGCCAGGCGATATGATTGAAGTGGCCGCAGGGGGGCGCCTACCTGCCGACGGCAAACTGGTCTCCGGCTTTGCCAGCTTTGATGAAAGCGCCCTGACCGGCGAATCGATCCCGGTCGAACGCGCCACGGGCGATAAAGTCCCGGCGGGTGCCACCAGCGTTGACCGTCTCGTCACGCTTGAAGTCCTGTCTGAACCAGGCGCCAGCGCCATTGACCGTATCCTGAAGCTGATTGAAGAAGCCGAAGAGCGTCGAGCCCCCATTGAGCGATTTATTGACCGTTTTAGTCGGATTTACACCCCGGCCATCATGGCGATCGCCCTGCTGGTCACTCTCGTACCACCGCTGCTGTTTGCCGCCTCCTGGCAGGAATGGATTTATAAAGGGCTGACTCTGCTGCTTATTGGTTGCCCGTGTGCATTGGTTATCTCAACACCTGCGGCGATCACCTCCGGGCTGGCGGCGGCAGCACGCCGTGGCGCGCTGATTAAAGGTGGTGCCGCGCTGGAACAACTGGGCAGAGTGACTCATGTAGCATTCGATAAAACCGGTACCCTGACCGTGGGTAAGCCACGCGTAACGGCTATTCATCCGGCGAGCGGTATCAGCGAGTCCGAACTGCTGGCGCTGGCGGCGGCGGTTGAGCAAGGTGCCACGCACCCGCTGGCCCAGGCGATTGTCCGCGAAGCACAGACCCGCGAATTGACCATCCCGGCAGCTCAGGCACAGCGTGCGCTGGTCGGCTCAGGCATCGAAGCACAGGTCAACGGCGAGCAGGTGCTGATTTGTGCTGCGGGCAAACAGCCTGCCGAAGCTTTTGCCGGGCGAATAAGCGAGCTCGAAAGCGCAGGGCAAACGGTGGTACTGGTGCTGCGCAACGATGTGGTACTCGGCGTGCTGGCCTTACAGGATACGCTGCGTGACGATGCCCTTAGTGCCATTAGCGAGCTTAACCAGTTGGGCGTGAAAGGCGTGATCCTGACCGGTGATAACCCACGTGCAGCGGCAGCGATTGCCAGTGAGTTGGGTCTGGAATTCAAAGCAGGCCTGCTACCGGAAGATAAAGTCCGGGTGGTCACCAGCCTGAACCAACAGTCGCCGCTGGCGATGGTCGGTGACGGGATCAACGACGCACCGGCAATGAAAGCGGCTACCATCGGCATTGCAATGGGAAGCGGCACCGACGTCGCGCTGGAAACGGCAGACGCCGCCCTGACCCATAACCGCCTGCGCGGTCTGGTGCAAATGATCCAACTGGCACGCGCCACCCATGCCAATATTCGTCAAAACATTGCCATTGCGCTGGGTCTGAAGGGGATTTTCCTGATAACCACGCTGCTGGGGATCACCGGATTGTGGCTGGCGGTGCTGGCAGATACCGGTGCGACGGTGCTGGTGACTGCCAACGCGCTGCGGTTGTTGCGTAAAGGATAG
- a CDS encoding lysoplasmalogenase: protein MLWSFIAVCLSAWLFVDASYRGPVWQRWVFKPLTLLLLLLLAWQAPMFNAISYLVLAGLLASLLGDALTLLPRQRLLYAVGAFFLSHLLYTIYFASQMTMSFFWPLPLVLLVLGTLLIAVIWTRLEELRVAICTFIGITLMMVWMAGELWFFRPTSPALSAFMGASLLFIGNIVWLGSHYRYRFRADNAIAAACYFAGHFLIVRSLYL, encoded by the coding sequence ATGCTTTGGTCGTTTATCGCTGTCTGTCTTTCCGCTTGGCTGTTTGTGGATGCATCCTATCGTGGCCCCGTCTGGCAACGCTGGGTCTTTAAACCCCTGACGTTATTACTCCTGCTGCTGCTGGCCTGGCAGGCACCAATGTTTAACGCCATCAGCTATCTGGTGCTGGCCGGTCTGCTTGCCTCTCTGCTCGGCGATGCGCTGACGCTGTTGCCGCGTCAACGCCTGCTGTACGCCGTGGGCGCGTTTTTCCTGTCGCATTTGCTCTATACCATCTACTTCGCCAGCCAAATGACGATGTCGTTCTTCTGGCCTCTGCCGCTGGTGCTGCTGGTGTTGGGTACCCTGCTGATCGCCGTAATCTGGACGCGACTGGAAGAACTGCGCGTCGCCATATGCACCTTTATCGGCATCACCCTGATGATGGTCTGGATGGCAGGCGAACTGTGGTTCTTCCGCCCAACCAGCCCGGCGCTATCGGCATTTATGGGGGCCTCATTGCTGTTCATCGGCAATATTGTCTGGCTGGGCAGTCATTATCGTTACCGCTTCCGCGCCGATAACGCGATTGCCGCCGCCTGCTACTTCGCGGGCCATTTCCTGATTGTGCGTTCGCTGTATCTTTAA
- a CDS encoding DUF2500 domain-containing protein encodes MSKPPLFFIVIIALIVVAASFRFVQQRREKADNDAAPLMQKQVVVSNKREKPLNDRRSRQQEVTPAGTSMRYEASFKPQSGGMEQTFRLDAQQYHALTVGDKGTLSYRGSRFEGFSAQP; translated from the coding sequence ATGAGTAAGCCGCCACTTTTTTTCATTGTTATCATTGCATTAATCGTTGTCGCCGCGTCGTTTCGCTTTGTCCAGCAGCGACGGGAAAAAGCAGATAATGATGCCGCGCCGCTGATGCAAAAGCAGGTTGTGGTGAGTAATAAACGGGAAAAACCACTTAATGACAGACGTTCGCGTCAGCAGGAAGTCACCCCGGCAGGTACCAGCATGCGTTATGAAGCGAGCTTTAAGCCGCAAAGCGGGGGAATGGAGCAGACGTTTCGCCTGGATGCGCAGCAGTACCATGCGCTAACGGTCGGCGATAAAGGCACGCTGAGTTACAGAGGGTCGCGTTTTGAGGGATTTAGCGCGCAACCATAG
- a CDS encoding DUF1145 family protein — protein sequence MLINLGRLLMLCVWAFLLLNLFQPFPRPLNIFVNVALVFMVLMHGMQLALLKSTMPKDGPQMTTGEKVRIFLFGVFELLVWQKKIKDQLKK from the coding sequence ATGCTGATTAATCTGGGACGCTTGCTGATGCTGTGCGTCTGGGCATTTTTACTGCTCAATCTTTTTCAGCCCTTTCCGCGCCCGCTCAATATATTCGTTAACGTGGCGCTAGTGTTTATGGTGCTGATGCACGGCATGCAGTTAGCGCTGCTGAAATCAACCATGCCGAAAGACGGACCACAGATGACCACCGGCGAGAAAGTGCGTATTTTTCTGTTCGGCGTATTTGAGTTGCTGGTCTGGCAGAAGAAAATTAAGGATCAGTTGAAGAAGTAA
- the rsmD gene encoding 16S rRNA (guanine(966)-N(2))-methyltransferase, with the protein MKKPNHSGSGQIRIIGGQWRGRKLPVPDSQGLRPTTDRVRETLFNWLAPVMVDAHCLDCFAGSGALGLEALSRYAAGATLLEMDRAVSQQLQKNLVTLKANHARVVNTNTLAFLAQAGTPHNVVFVDPPFRKGLLEETLTLLETNGWLANEAYIYVESEVENGLPPVPVNWSLYREKVAGQVAYRLYQREAQGERHAD; encoded by the coding sequence ATGAAAAAACCGAATCACTCAGGCAGCGGCCAGATCCGCATTATTGGCGGGCAATGGCGCGGCCGTAAACTCCCGGTTCCGGACAGCCAAGGTCTGCGACCAACCACCGACCGTGTCCGCGAAACGCTCTTTAACTGGCTGGCCCCGGTGATGGTCGATGCCCACTGCCTCGACTGCTTTGCCGGCAGCGGTGCGTTGGGGCTGGAAGCACTCTCCCGTTATGCGGCAGGCGCAACGCTGCTGGAAATGGATCGGGCGGTGTCTCAGCAGCTACAAAAAAATCTCGTCACGCTGAAGGCAAATCACGCCCGCGTCGTCAACACCAATACGCTGGCGTTTCTGGCTCAGGCAGGTACACCGCATAATGTGGTGTTTGTCGATCCGCCATTTCGTAAAGGATTACTGGAAGAAACATTAACTCTTCTGGAAACGAATGGCTGGCTGGCAAACGAGGCGTATATTTACGTTGAGAGCGAAGTCGAAAACGGCCTGCCGCCGGTTCCGGTTAACTGGTCGTTGTACCGCGAAAAAGTGGCAGGCCAGGTCGCCTATCGCCTGTATCAACGTGAAGCACAAGGAGAACGCCATGCTGATTAA
- the ftsY gene encoding signal recognition particle-docking protein FtsY, with protein MAKEKKRGFFSWLGFGQKEQAPENETELKNEEQQPVAEETAVVEEQPRVQETHSEAETEAFAAEVVEVTEQVAEIEKLQPEPEPVAEQPQPEVEPVVDVPAPAAVIEHEELPLPEEVKAEEISAQEWQAEAETVEIVEAVEEEAENEPQLTDEELEAQALAAEAAEEAVMVVPVEEPAVEESAEEEVVQEQEKPTKEGFFARLKRSLLKTKENLGSGFISLFRGKKIDDDLFEELEEQLLIADVGVETTRKIIANLTEGASRKQLKDAEALYGLLKDEMGEILAKVDEPLNVDGKTPFVILMVGVNGVGKTTTIGKLARQFEQQGKSVMLAAGDTFRAAAVEQLQVWGQRNNIPVIAQHTGADSASVIFDAIQAAKARNVDVLIADTAGRLQNKAHLMEELKKIVRVMKKLDVDAPHEVMLTIDASTGQNAISQAKLFHEAVGITGITLTKLDGTAKGGVIFSVADQFGIPIRYIGVGERIEDLRPFKADDFIEALFARED; from the coding sequence ATGGCGAAAGAGAAAAAACGTGGCTTTTTTTCCTGGCTGGGCTTTGGTCAAAAAGAGCAGGCACCGGAAAACGAGACAGAACTAAAAAACGAAGAACAACAACCGGTTGCTGAAGAAACAGCCGTCGTTGAGGAACAGCCGCGCGTACAGGAAACCCATAGCGAAGCAGAAACGGAAGCCTTTGCTGCCGAAGTCGTGGAAGTCACTGAACAGGTTGCGGAAATCGAAAAACTGCAGCCTGAGCCGGAACCTGTTGCCGAGCAACCGCAGCCGGAAGTTGAGCCGGTTGTTGACGTTCCCGCGCCAGCGGCGGTTATCGAACACGAAGAATTACCGTTGCCGGAAGAGGTGAAAGCCGAAGAAATTTCTGCTCAAGAGTGGCAGGCCGAAGCGGAAACCGTTGAAATTGTTGAAGCAGTTGAAGAAGAAGCGGAAAACGAACCGCAACTGACCGACGAAGAGCTGGAAGCGCAGGCGCTGGCTGCCGAGGCTGCTGAAGAAGCCGTCATGGTTGTGCCGGTAGAAGAACCTGCTGTAGAAGAGTCGGCAGAAGAAGAGGTGGTTCAGGAGCAGGAAAAACCGACCAAAGAAGGTTTCTTTGCGCGCCTGAAACGCAGCCTGCTGAAAACCAAAGAAAATCTCGGTTCCGGATTTATCAGTCTGTTCCGCGGTAAAAAGATCGACGATGATCTGTTTGAAGAGCTGGAAGAACAGCTGCTGATCGCCGATGTCGGTGTGGAAACTACCCGTAAGATCATTGCGAACCTGACAGAAGGTGCCAGCCGCAAGCAGCTCAAAGATGCAGAAGCGTTGTATGGTCTGCTGAAAGATGAAATGGGCGAGATTCTGGCGAAGGTTGATGAACCGCTGAATGTTGATGGCAAGACGCCATTTGTTATCTTAATGGTTGGCGTCAACGGCGTGGGAAAAACCACCACCATCGGCAAGCTGGCGCGTCAGTTCGAGCAGCAGGGTAAATCGGTGATGCTGGCGGCGGGCGATACCTTCCGTGCGGCGGCGGTCGAGCAGCTGCAGGTCTGGGGTCAGCGTAACAATATCCCGGTGATTGCTCAGCATACCGGCGCGGATTCCGCGTCTGTTATCTTTGATGCCATCCAGGCGGCGAAGGCGCGTAACGTTGACGTGTTGATCGCTGATACCGCAGGTCGTTTGCAGAACAAAGCGCACCTGATGGAAGAATTGAAAAAAATCGTTCGTGTGATGAAGAAGCTCGACGTTGATGCACCGCATGAAGTTATGCTGACTATCGATGCCAGTACCGGGCAGAATGCCATAAGCCAGGCCAAACTGTTCCATGAAGCGGTAGGCATAACCGGTATCACCCTGACCAAGCTGGACGGTACGGCGAAAGGTGGGGTTATCTTCTCGGTTGCCGACCAGTTTGGCATCCCTATCCGTTATATCGGTGTGGGCGAACGTATCGAGGATTTACGTCCGTTTAAAGCGGACGATTTTATAGAGGCACTTTTTGCCCGAGAGGATTAA
- the ftsE gene encoding cell division ATP-binding protein FtsE — protein MIRFEHVSKAYLGGRQALQGVTFHMQPGEMAFLTGHSGAGKSTLLKLICGIERPSAGKIYFSGHDISRLKNREVPFLRRQIGMIFQDHHLLMDRTVFDNVAIPLIIAGASGDDIRRRVSAALDKVGLLDKAKNFPIQLSGGEQQRVGIARAVVNKPAVLLADEPTGNLDDALSEGILRLFEEFNRVGVTVLMATHDIGLISRRSYRQMVLSDGHLHGGLAHE, from the coding sequence ATGATTCGCTTTGAACATGTCAGCAAGGCCTATCTCGGTGGGAGACAAGCGCTGCAGGGGGTCACATTCCATATGCAGCCTGGCGAGATGGCGTTTCTGACCGGCCACTCCGGTGCGGGTAAAAGTACCCTGCTGAAGCTGATCTGTGGGATCGAACGACCCAGCGCCGGGAAAATCTACTTCAGCGGGCATGACATCAGCCGTTTGAAAAACCGTGAAGTGCCGTTTCTGCGCCGCCAGATCGGGATGATTTTTCAGGATCACCATCTACTGATGGATCGGACCGTTTTTGACAACGTGGCGATCCCGCTGATTATCGCGGGCGCCAGCGGAGACGATATTCGTCGCCGCGTGTCAGCGGCACTGGACAAGGTCGGGCTGCTGGACAAAGCGAAGAACTTCCCGATTCAACTCTCCGGCGGTGAACAACAGCGCGTGGGGATTGCCCGTGCGGTGGTGAATAAGCCTGCGGTTCTGCTGGCGGATGAACCGACCGGGAACCTTGATGACGCGTTGTCAGAAGGGATCTTGCGCTTGTTCGAAGAGTTTAACCGCGTCGGGGTCACGGTATTAATGGCGACGCACGACATTGGGCTGATCTCCCGTCGTTCCTATCGCCAGATGGTCCTGAGCGACGGACATCTGCATGGAGGCCTGGCGCATGAATAG